A genome region from Crossiella equi includes the following:
- a CDS encoding SAM-dependent methyltransferase codes for MAAERNWVPLGIDTSVPSPARVYDYWLGGGHNFEADRVLAEQILKLMPDLRSATQLNRSFLRRAALHMVENGVTQFLDIGSGIPTVGNLHEIVQRANPDCRVVYVDRDPVAVAHSEMLLMGNPKAAVVQTDLRDVDGVLTAPETRRLIDFDQPVGLMMLLLLHFVPDEWGPLDLIAQYRAKLAPGSYFAVSHVSGDTDVDNLDEAVELYKRSSNAPIVRTHDEVLRFFDGFELVEPGLVGCAFWRPDGVGDVTDKPEINNLPFAGVARKP; via the coding sequence GTGGCGGCGGAGCGGAACTGGGTGCCCCTGGGCATCGACACGAGCGTGCCGAGCCCCGCGCGTGTCTACGACTACTGGCTCGGCGGCGGCCACAACTTCGAGGCCGACCGCGTACTGGCCGAGCAGATCCTCAAGCTGATGCCGGACCTGCGCAGCGCCACGCAGCTCAACCGCTCCTTCCTGCGGCGGGCCGCGCTGCACATGGTGGAGAACGGGGTCACGCAGTTCCTGGACATCGGCTCGGGCATCCCGACCGTGGGCAACCTGCACGAGATCGTGCAGCGGGCCAACCCGGACTGCCGCGTGGTCTACGTGGACCGCGACCCGGTGGCGGTGGCGCACAGCGAGATGCTGCTGATGGGCAACCCCAAGGCGGCGGTGGTCCAGACCGACCTGCGCGACGTGGACGGTGTGCTCACCGCGCCGGAGACCCGCAGGCTGATCGACTTCGACCAGCCGGTCGGGCTGATGATGTTGCTGCTGCTGCACTTCGTCCCGGATGAGTGGGGCCCGCTCGACCTGATCGCCCAGTACCGCGCCAAGCTCGCCCCGGGCAGCTACTTCGCGGTCTCGCACGTCTCCGGCGACACCGACGTGGACAACCTGGACGAGGCGGTCGAGCTGTACAAGCGTTCCTCGAACGCGCCGATCGTGCGCACCCACGACGAGGTGCTGCGTTTCTTCGACGGCTTCGAGCTGGTCGAGCCGGGCCTGGTGGGCTGCGCGTTCTGGCGCCCGGACGGGGTCGGCGACGTCACGGACAAGCCGGAGATCAACAACCTGCCGTTCGCCGGGGTCGCGCGGAAACCCTGA